CCGCCAGCGCGGCCACCGCGGCGATCACCGGGGTGAGCTCGCCGACGTCGTGCAGGTCCGCCTCGATGCCGTGGATCCGGCCGGTGCCGGTGAACTCCAGGCCGTCGTCGGTGAACCGGCAGGAGCCGCCCATCGCGGTGTAGATCTCGCGCAGCTGGTCGCCCGGCTGGTAGGTGTGCCGCGGCCAGTCCCGGACGGTCACCCGGCCGCCGGTGATCAGCGCGGCGGCGAAGAACGGCGCGGCGTTGGAGAGGTCGGGCTCGACCACCAGGTCGCGGCCGAGCAGGGCACCCGGGGTGACCCGCCAGATGTCCTTCTCGCCGCCGTCCTCGGGGGCGTCGACCTGGGCGCCGGCCTTGCGGACCATGTCCACGGTCATCCGGATGTGCGGCAGCGAGGGCACCGTGCCGCCCACGTTCCGGATCTCCACGCCGTTGTTGTAGCGGGCGCCGGAGAGCAGCAGGGCGGAGATGAACTGGGAGGACGAGGACGCGTCCACCTCGACCGGGCCGCCGTCCACCGCGCCGGTGCCGTGGACGGTCAGCGGGAAGCCGCCGCGGCCGCCGTCGTCGATCCGGGCGCCGAGCGCGCGCAGGGCGTTGATCACGCCGTGCTGGGGGCGCTCGTAGCTGCGCGGGTCGCCGTCGAAGTCGACCCGGCCGTCCGCGAGGGCCGCGACCGGAGGCAGGAAGCGCATCACCGTACCGGCGTTGCCCACGTCCACCCGCGCCGGGCCGTGCAGCTTGCCCGCCGGGATGACCCGCCACGCCTCGCCGCCGCCGGTGCCGCCGCTGGCCGCGTTGACCGTCTCCTCGATGGTGACGCCGAGCGCCCGCAGGCCGTCCGCCATCAGCTGCGAGTCACGGCTGCGCAGCGGACGGCGCACCCAGCCCGGCCCGTCGGCCAGGGCGGCCAGCACCAGCGCGCGGTTGGTCGCGGACTTCGAGCCGGGGATGGTCACGGTCGCGTCCACGGCGGCGGTGGCGACGGGGGCGGGCCACAGGGGTTCGGTCATGCCGCCAAGTCTAGGGGCCCGGCCGGGACCGGCCCTGTTCCCATTCGAATGGCGAACGTGGGTGCTGCGAGGGGATTCGGGAGAGGCGGTGATCGGGCCCGTCGGGCGGACGGGTGCGGAGCGTCAGCGCCAGTGCAGCAGCCAGTTGCCGCCGGCGAGCAGGCTGGCCAGGGCGATGGTGAGGAAGAGCGCCACCCAGAGCACCGCGCTCACCCCGGTCAGCCGGGCCAGCTGGTCGGCGTCCGAGTCCGGCGCGCCGCCGTGCCGCCGCTTGCGCTGCAGCTCCACCACCGGGCGGACGCCCGCCAGCAGCAGGAACCACACCCCGAGGTAGGCGAACGCCGCCTGCAGCTCCGTCCCGCCGTACCAGGAGATCGCCAGGAACGCGCCGCCGGTGACCAGCACCGAGAGCACCCCGAAGGCGTTCCTGATCATGATCAGCATGCCGGCCAGCAGCGCGATCGCGATCCACAGCAGGGCCGTGATCCGGCCCGACGCCAGCAGCGCCGCGCCGCCCAGGCCCAGCAGCGAGGGCGCGGTGTAGCCCGCCGCCGCGGTCAGCACCATGCCCGGGCCGGTCGGCGGGCCGGAGGAGACGGTCAGGCCCGAGGTGTCCGAGTGCAGCCGGATGCCCGAGAGCCGGCGCCGGGTCAGCAGCGCGACCAGGCCGTGGCCGCCCTCGTGGGCGATGGTCACCACGTTGCGGCTGAGCCGCCAGACCGGGCGCGGCAGCACGGCCAGCAGGGCCAGCCCGGCCGCGGCCAGGACCAGCCAGCGGGGCGGGTCGGGCTGGGCGTCCGCCACGCGGTGCCAGACCTGAGCGATGTCCATCCGTCGCGCTCGCCTTCGTGTGTCGGGGGGGTGGGTGCCGGGGGTCGGATTGTCGGGTCGGATTGTCGGGTCGGGGGTGGTGCAGCCTCCCATGCGGGGACGGCCGAGGGGTAGCGGCCGGTTCTGCGGGGCGGGGGAGGGAAGGGGTTCCGCGTGCGGGCGTCCTCGTGTCGAGACGTTGTCGAGACGGCCGTCGGCGGGCGGCGCGGGCGTGGCAGAGTGGCCCGCATGTGCGGTCGATTCGCCTCCAGCACCAGGCCCGAGGACCTGGTCGACCTCTTCGGCGTCCGGCAGTGGGACCCGGCGGAGACCCTCGCCCCCAGCTGGAACGTCGCGCCCACCAACGCGGCCTTCGCCGTCCTCGAACGCCTCCCCAAGGGCGGCCGGGAACCGGTCCGGCAGCTGCGGGTGCTGCGGTGGGGGCTGGTACCCGCCTGGTCGAACTCGCCGGAGACGGCGGTCAAGATGATCAACGCGCGGGCCGACACCGTGCACGAGAAGCCCGCCTACCGGCAGGCGTTCGCCGCGCGGCGCTGCCTGCTGCCGGTGGACGGCTACTACGAGTGGCAGACGGCGAAGGTGCCCGCGCCGGCCGGACCGGAGGACGGCTGGGGCCGGCCGCCGCGGCAGCCGTACTTCGTCAGCCGGGTGGACGGGGCGCCGCTCGCCCTGGCCGGGCTGTTCGAGTTCTGGCGCAACCGGCAGGTACCCGGCGACCACCCCGACGCCTGGCTGGTCACCTGCACCGTGGTCACCACGGAGGCCGAGCCGCTGCTCGCGCCGATCCACGAGCGGATGCCGCTGTTCGTCGATCCCGACGGGTACGACGCCTGGCTGGACCCGAGGCGGGATGACCCCGAGGAGCTGCGGTCGCTCCTGCGGCCGCCGCCGCCCGGACGGCTCCGGGTCCACCCGGTGGGGGCGGCGGTGGGCAACATCCGGAACAACCGGGCGGAGCTCGTCCGGGAACTCACCGAGGACGACCGGACGACGCTGTTCTGACGGAACGGAAAACGCTCACCCGTACGCAATCGGCCCATTCAAGAGGGGCGCGCGGGGAACTGCGCGCAACGGAAGGCGCCAACCCGCACCCGCCGACGGCGAGCAACGCCGGCCCGATCACGCGCCCCGGCCACCCACCCTTGCGCTCCCGCCACGCGCAGTTCTCCCCTTGCCTTCGGCCGGGAGGTGCCGCTCCGCGCCGCTGCGCGGCGTGCCCAGGTGCGGGCGGTCCCCGGGGTTGGCCAGGGGCGGTCCTAGGGTGGGGGGATGGTGAGGATCGTCCCCACGGTGGTGGGGGATGCGCGGGTCACGGAGTTCGGGGTGGCGGGGGCGGAGGCCGTGCTGGTGCTGGGGCACGGGGCCGGGGGCGGGGTGGAGGCGGCGGACCTGCGGGCGCTGGCCGAGGCGCTGCCGGAGCGGGGGATCGGGGTGGTGCTGGCGGAGCAGCCGTGGCGGGTGGCGGGGCGGAGGGTGGCGCCGGCGCCGAAGACGCTGGACGAGGGCTGGCGGCCGGTGATGGCGGAGCTGACCGGGTCGGGGGTGCCGGTGTTCGCGGGCGGCCGCAGCGCCGGGGCGCGGGTGGCGTGCCGGACCGCGACGGAGACGGGGGCGGCCGGGGTGCTGGCGCTGGCGTTCCCGCTGCACCCGCCGGGCAAGCCGGAGCGGAGCCGGGCCGAGGAACTGCTCGGCAGCGGGGTTCCGACGCTGGTGGTGCAGGGCGGCGCGGACACCTTCGGGACGCCCGGGGAGTTCCCGGAGCTGCCGGCCGGCCATCGCCTGGTGGAGGTCCCGTACGGCGGCCACGGGTTCAAGGTGCCGAAGCGGGCGCCGGTGACGGAGGAGGAGACCCTGGCGCTGATCACCGGCGCGGTCGGGGACTGGATCCTGGAGCGGCTGCGGGACCCGCGGGGGTGAGTGGCGGAGGTCACCCGGTGCGGATCGGGGATGACCGAGCGGAACGGGAATGCGGGGCGGTCCGTGGTGGTTGACCCCACCGTCAGCAGATCCCGGTACGGTGGAAAGGCAGCGCACATGGGTTCGATCGCGTGCCCCGAGCGGCCGGAGGAGCGAGCGTCGCAGACTCCGGCACTCGTACCCGACTGGTCGGAGTGGCTGGTCGCGGGCGAGAAGCCGGTGAGCCCGATATCCTCCCTTTCGGGTCGGCCCGCGGTGGGCCGTGCTCGCGAAGCCGAGGAGGTGGGTCCGGTCGTCGGGACCGAGGACGAGGCCGTGCCGGGCGAGGGCGGCTCTGACCAGAGCCCGGTCGCGGGCGAGGCGCTCACCGGTGACGAGCTGGCCGAGGCGATCGGTGAGGACACCTTCCGGGTGTCCGCGGACGAGAGCGAGGGGGCCCGGCGCGACCGCTTCGAGCGTGACGCCCTGGTCTTCCTGGATCCGATGTACTCCGCCGCCCTGCGCATGACGCGCAACCCGGCCGACGCGGAGGACCTGCTCCAGGAGGCGTTCGCCAAGGCGTACGCGTCCTTCCACCA
The window above is part of the Kitasatospora sp. HUAS MG31 genome. Proteins encoded here:
- the aroA gene encoding 3-phosphoshikimate 1-carboxyvinyltransferase, with the translated sequence MTEPLWPAPVATAAVDATVTIPGSKSATNRALVLAALADGPGWVRRPLRSRDSQLMADGLRALGVTIEETVNAASGGTGGGEAWRVIPAGKLHGPARVDVGNAGTVMRFLPPVAALADGRVDFDGDPRSYERPQHGVINALRALGARIDDGGRGGFPLTVHGTGAVDGGPVEVDASSSSQFISALLLSGARYNNGVEIRNVGGTVPSLPHIRMTVDMVRKAGAQVDAPEDGGEKDIWRVTPGALLGRDLVVEPDLSNAAPFFAAALITGGRVTVRDWPRHTYQPGDQLREIYTAMGGSCRFTDDGLEFTGTGRIHGIEADLHDVGELTPVIAAVAALADSESHLYGIAHLRLHETDRLAALAKEINDLGGDVSETEDGLRIRPRPLHGGVFHTYEDHRLATAAAVIGLAVEGVEVENVATTAKTLPDFPQMWADLLGQG
- a CDS encoding alpha/beta family hydrolase, which produces MVRIVPTVVGDARVTEFGVAGAEAVLVLGHGAGGGVEAADLRALAEALPERGIGVVLAEQPWRVAGRRVAPAPKTLDEGWRPVMAELTGSGVPVFAGGRSAGARVACRTATETGAAGVLALAFPLHPPGKPERSRAEELLGSGVPTLVVQGGADTFGTPGEFPELPAGHRLVEVPYGGHGFKVPKRAPVTEEETLALITGAVGDWILERLRDPRG
- a CDS encoding SOS response-associated peptidase, coding for MCGRFASSTRPEDLVDLFGVRQWDPAETLAPSWNVAPTNAAFAVLERLPKGGREPVRQLRVLRWGLVPAWSNSPETAVKMINARADTVHEKPAYRQAFAARRCLLPVDGYYEWQTAKVPAPAGPEDGWGRPPRQPYFVSRVDGAPLALAGLFEFWRNRQVPGDHPDAWLVTCTVVTTEAEPLLAPIHERMPLFVDPDGYDAWLDPRRDDPEELRSLLRPPPPGRLRVHPVGAAVGNIRNNRAELVRELTEDDRTTLF
- a CDS encoding M50 family metallopeptidase, whose protein sequence is MDIAQVWHRVADAQPDPPRWLVLAAAGLALLAVLPRPVWRLSRNVVTIAHEGGHGLVALLTRRRLSGIRLHSDTSGLTVSSGPPTGPGMVLTAAAGYTAPSLLGLGGAALLASGRITALLWIAIALLAGMLIMIRNAFGVLSVLVTGGAFLAISWYGGTELQAAFAYLGVWFLLLAGVRPVVELQRKRRHGGAPDSDADQLARLTGVSAVLWVALFLTIALASLLAGGNWLLHWR